GGCAGATGTGATGATGTACTTAAATGGAAACCATCTAGTATGAATAgcgttgattttaaattaaaaattgtttatgaAGAGGGAGAGGGGTGTGTTgcagttttaatttattcacatttttatatatgttttattaacaTTGATTGATTATTTTTGCCGTTTTCTAGTATACTTCGTCGTAAAATTGGTCATTTGTTTGTTGGCCAATTGGATCTACCGTTCGCTTCTATGCCAATAAGTAAGGATGTCCGAGATATGGATGATAAGATAATTGAatgtaaaattgaaaacaaacaatGGGTATTTATGAGAGAAAGAGTTGATAAATCTTTCCCTAACAGTTACACTACGGCTCTAGGTGAGTTAGTATGCACATAAGTGATttaattgtgtttattttttgcatttccttaattcgttttgttattGTTTCAGCTGTTTGTAATAGTATAGAGGACCCTGTGACTCCAGAGAAATTGCtgagttatataaaaaaatatagattttacGATGATACTGATCGAATGCCACCACCAAAACGACGTTGTTGAAATTGAGATTTTTAAGTCAAATACTTTTACGTTATTAAGTATTTCTTTGTATTTATCAACAAatagaaaacaaaataatacagacggtttatgtttgtatatgaaatatttttttatattattgctaTGGAAAATACACATTTCAGTTTATTTCCTgttgagtttatttttattttgtattatgtatattatatatattatatattattaaatgtcgaTTTCAGTACCAGTTAtagattttacatacataattaaattaaagagtAGAAAGGTTTTTATATTGCCATTTGCTCTCATCGTCACCCTCTACTAAgactattttattttctttgacTAATTTCTTCAAGTGATGATTTACGTTGAAAGCTGCTGCCGGCCACAATGTTTTTGGAGTTTCATCGTATATTACTGCAACGAGTTGCATTTCAGTCATTGGAACTTTTTTCTCTCTCAATACTTCGAATATTTGCGCTTCGCGCTGGTTCCGATGTTGTATATAGTAATCTATTTTGGATAAGGGTTccttaaattcaaaaaatattaaacaaaacatTATCAGATAATTTTCTGTATCTTGAAAGGAAACAAAAAGTTACCTCGACAACACTTCCATGTCCAGGATATATAACCGAAGGCTTAAGGtccaaaattttattcaaactttTCATGTAAGTATACAAATCTTCAAAAACTGCAGTCCCTTCTCCCAAAATACAGTCGCCGCTGAACAGTGCTGATTCTTCTAGCAACGTTAAGACAACATGATCGGTAGTATGACCTGGAGTATGGGAAATTTTCACTGTTGCTCCTTCTACTTCTACTATCTGATTATCTTGAAGCCAATTTACATTAACACTCGATGGAAGTTTTTCATTTGGATCGTCTTTGGGGCAGCGTTTGTGCTTCCAAATTTTACATTCAgcttaaattaatacatatgtacatacatacatgtattatgtaagttaaaacatttataaatttcaagtcatttataaatttcaagC
The nucleotide sequence above comes from Arctopsyche grandis isolate Sample6627 chromosome 4, ASM5162203v2, whole genome shotgun sequence. Encoded proteins:
- the LOC143911289 gene encoding beta-lactamase-like protein 2 homolog; translated protein: MTAVIPSVSRLSSRVIRILGCNPGPMTLQGTNTYLIGTGKRRILLDTGDENIPDYVNSLKTVIKNENADIGHVIITHWHHDHIGGVKDIRNMLDSECKIWKHKRCPKDDPNEKLPSSVNVNWLQDNQIVEVEGATVKISHTPGHTTDHVVLTLLEESALFSGDCILGEGTAVFEDLYTYMKSLNKILDLKPSVIYPGHGSVVEEPLSKIDYYIQHRNQREAQIFEVLREKKVPMTEMQLVAVIYDETPKTLWPAAAFNVNHHLKKLVKENKIVLVEGDDESKWQYKNLSTL